CGGCCATCAATCTGCGTCCTGGGGATACGTTCCGCTTCACCCTGATCAACGAGCTGCCGGCCGAGGACCCGTCCTGCGTCGATCACGGCGACATCAACATTCCCCATTGCTTCAACTTCTCCAACATGCACACCCATGGCCTGTGGGTGAGCCCCGCCGGCAACTCGGACAACGTCTTGCTCACGCTGGCCCCGGGGCAGCAATTCACCCATGAGTACAACGTCCCCTCCGATCACCCCGCGGGCACCTTCTGGTATCACCCGCACCTGCACGGCTCGACGGCCCTGCAGGTGAGCAGCGGCATGGGTGGCCCACTGATCGTGCGCGGCGAGCGCCTGCCTGGTGTCGATCGCGCGGGAGACATCGACACGCTGTTGCGCACGCGAGACGGTGCACCGTTCGGTGAGCGGCTGCTGGTGCTGACGCAGATCGCCTATGCCTGCGGTCCGCGCCAAGCCGACGGCTCCATCGAGATCAAGACGGACCAGGACGGCTATTGGGTGTGCGAGGAGGGCGACGTTGGCGGCATCGAGGGATACAACCAATTCGGTATGGCGCACCACTTCGATACGCCGACCGGCGTGCCAGACGTGAGGAGTCGGTGGGAAGTATCCGGGCGCCACACGGCGATCAACGGGCGGGTCATTCCAACGATTGCCGGCGTGCGCGCGGGACAGATCGAGCGCTGGCGCGTGATCCAGGCAGGGGTGAACGGCTCGGTGTCCTTGAGCGTACGCCGCTACACGGGCGCCGAGTCGGACCGCGCGTATCGGGGCGGTGACGCCAATACCCGGGCGCGCTTTGTGGCGGAGCACTGTAGCGGCCCCGAGGTCACCCAGTTCTCCATCGCCCTGGACGGGCTGACGCGCAGCCAGGTGATGCGCCAAGGTCGCAGTAACTTGCATCCTGGGTATCGCGACGACCTGCTGATGGTATTCCCCGAGCCGGGCGCCTATTGTCTGATCGATAACGATGCGCCGCGCGCCGACAACATCCGCATGCAACGCAAGCAGCGCCAGCTGCTCGGGTTCGTCATGGTCGACGGGGAGTCTGACGCCCTCGGTGGGCAATCGGCCGAAGGGTTCGTGGAGGCATCGCTACAAGCGTCCGCGCGGCAGCACATGCCGGGGGAAGTGCGCGAGCGAGTGGTGGAGGAGCTGTCTCGCGACCCCATGAGCCTGGAATCCTTCGTCGCGCATCCGTCTCTGCTGGATGCGCCTGTGGACGGCGAACAGACGTTGGGGTTCGATACCTTCATCGTCGAGGACGCGCCCCAGAACGAATTCGTGGTGGGCAACCTCGAGCTCACGCCGGGCGAACTTCCGCGTTTGGTCGATGCGAGCGATTACGTCGCCGGCCGCATCGATCGCACCCTGACCTTGGGCCACGTCGAGGAATGGACCCTCGCGGCGTTTACGGAAGGTCACCCGTTCCACAAGCACGTCAACCCCGTGCAGATCGTGAGTATCGTGGATCCGGACACGGGGGTGGACGTGAGCGCCTACGACTCAGGGTCTGTGTACGCGGGCCTGAAGGGGCAGTGGAAGGACACGATTTTCCTGCCAACGAATATCTTCGGTGCGCCGTACACGGTGAAGGTGCGCACCCACTATCGCCGCTACATCGGCACCTTCGTGCTCCATTGTCACATCCTCGACCATGAGGACTTCGGCATGATGCAGGCGCTGGAGATCGTGCCGGCCACCACGGCGAGCGCGGGCGCCACCCATCACTGAGTGGTGCGTCACCCGCTAGAAGTCGAAGCGGGCGACGGCAGCCAGGCGCGACGCCGAGCCGTTCTCTCCTGACAGCAC
Above is a genomic segment from Pseudomonadota bacterium containing:
- a CDS encoding multicopper oxidase domain-containing protein, which codes for MYAHRQAIRRSLMLLAIVWSLSSSGADPLHGSAPLVPLPAAGVAYASYASPATQLRARDALARLEAGTVEWTARIAYTDGEIYNPATGRMDKVRLRSYQGEGVDPAVPFVPPAINLRPGDTFRFTLINELPAEDPSCVDHGDINIPHCFNFSNMHTHGLWVSPAGNSDNVLLTLAPGQQFTHEYNVPSDHPAGTFWYHPHLHGSTALQVSSGMGGPLIVRGERLPGVDRAGDIDTLLRTRDGAPFGERLLVLTQIAYACGPRQADGSIEIKTDQDGYWVCEEGDVGGIEGYNQFGMAHHFDTPTGVPDVRSRWEVSGRHTAINGRVIPTIAGVRAGQIERWRVIQAGVNGSVSLSVRRYTGAESDRAYRGGDANTRARFVAEHCSGPEVTQFSIALDGLTRSQVMRQGRSNLHPGYRDDLLMVFPEPGAYCLIDNDAPRADNIRMQRKQRQLLGFVMVDGESDALGGQSAEGFVEASLQASARQHMPGEVRERVVEELSRDPMSLESFVAHPSLLDAPVDGEQTLGFDTFIVEDAPQNEFVVGNLELTPGELPRLVDASDYVAGRIDRTLTLGHVEEWTLAAFTEGHPFHKHVNPVQIVSIVDPDTGVDVSAYDSGSVYAGLKGQWKDTIFLPTNIFGAPYTVKVRTHYRRYIGTFVLHCHILDHEDFGMMQALEIVPATTASAGATHH